The nucleotide sequence gtCTATTTGTGACACatgatgcgctgcaagtcctgcctctcccatctcctcattggttttgaAGAGTTtctacccacgtgggtgattgaaagatgaacttagGTCCACACTCCACTCCAGTTGGCAGTGGTAATGCACCTCAAAGTtagttgccaaccgccatataaagtccaaagaagaagcctgaaAGTGAGATTACTAGAAACATACTCAGTTTACcattatctgtggattaattgtcagagtagaggaccttgtgcatttcaggtaaaataacaacccaatgtttatatcccaggacaaattagctagcagcagcaagctagctagcaaaattgccataaatgtttaatgcttttcaacctgtccccaaattaatatagttggttcagagtttgttttgatatttcaacctgcgtgtccttatcgtgtctggtgtgggtggacaaaatcaacatgcgcacggtctggtcagcatgtacaCCGCTCgcacgagcattgcaaaataaatgtacacatacatgttattcaatcattgtacccacactgctcacgagcGTCAACAagcatctgcgtagccaggcgctaaaatagaactttgttctatttgtgatgcttgacGCGCTTACAAGTCCcgcctttcccatctcctcattggtttttaggagcgaggtccatacagaaatgatttgtcgagattggtatggaagaacttgactggcctgcacagagctatgacctcaacccaatcgaacacctttgggatgaactggaacgccgactgcgagcaggcctaatcacccaaaatcagtgcccaacctcactaatgcgcttgtggctgaatggaagcaagtccccgcagcaatgttccaacaactagtggaaagccttcacagaagagtggaggctgttatagcagcaaaagggggagaccaactccatattaatgccgataattttggaatgagatgttcgaagtgtccacatacttttggtcatgtagtgtatatgcttTCAGTTCAGAGGGTTGTTGCACTTAGGTTTACACCAATGCTTTCACATAAAGCCAGCCATTACTGTAACAAACATATGCACCCCAAAAGCTTTGATCAATATATTAATTGGCTGAGACCAAGCTCTCTATACTTGGCTACTTCATAATACAATGACACAAATGAGGCAGAGCTGTAGAAATGTAACATACTGTAATGCAAATGAGACTCTTTATTGTGAAAACTTATAAcagaaacacatactgtataatacaaaGCTGAAACTTATTTTCAGTTGCCTTATATTTTAGCAGCACAATTCATGATCTTTGGAAACATGCACAACACAGACGGATGAGGTACAAACATTTTTGGAAATTACGTGTGGGCGGCTATAATCAAATTTAGAACATGATTAGGTGCATACAGCGCTACACAACACATATGCACATCACAGAAACAACACTCAAAATGATCTTCCTTTACAGAGATTGGTACATAACATTTTACTCTAAAAAAAGGGACAATCCAAGTCACACATACTAACAGATTCAAAATATTTCTCTATCTACAATAGTCTCATGTGATTGTCCACCAAGATCAACCCATCGCCTGACAACCTGCTAACTAAATAGGgatttggcaatgtaaatattgaatcaattttacatAAAATAACCTTTTGTGCTAGGGATGGCTTTTATTTGTCAATAAGACAGGCGGTAACCATTTGCTTTAGGATTGGACTCAGAAAAACATCCAATACACTTTCATTAACATAATTACTCATTCCAATCACAATATGCAGAAGAATAATGGAATTGTTGTACAGGAATATTGTTTAAGATACTGCATTGGGATCATCATACAATTCaaggtgacataaaaaaaaaaaattgacatacATGAAGTACACACCAACATTATATGATATCAAACAATGTGTAGACACAAAAAGAAAACCTCCCAGTTCTATGGAGCACCTCTCCTGTTTATGCTTTTGACCGAGCAAATCCTCTTTCTATCAGTGTTCCCTGATTGCTGCCACCACTGAAATTGTGTCTGAATAAAATCTATactatatatagaatatatatctTGAAAATATGGGCAATTTGCCTTAACTCACTGCACAAAACTTTTAAACACACCAGAACATGGCACAAACACAAAAGCTTCATAAAATATTGCTCTATAAACACAGTAAAACACATGAAAAAGTAAGTAAAACACATAATTCTCTGGTCCTCTCAGATTTTAAATGTAGCCTTAGAGCGAGCAACACCAGCTGATTGTGATAAAAAATATATGCACCTATAATTAACCCAAAATTATTCTATGGAATCAAAAATAGATATCATAATTATTTGAAGCGAAGTCATACATTCATATGCAATAGTGGACTGGATCCTCAGGCACTGTAATACACCCTATAGTACAGAGTCTTATTTCGCCATAGTGAGTAGGAGTTATCAAACTTCAGAAGGTAAGTGCCCTCGCCTGGATACTCATGACTGCCACCTTGCACTGCCATGTGACTGTCCTGACGATACACAGGTAAGATTTCCCCTAGGTTGGAGTTGGCCAATGATTTGGACCCCTTCTCAACATCCCCTGTGTTGACAGGTCCTGCAGGAGTCAACAAATAGTCTTCAAGACAACAACCTCAACTAGATAAATTACAGATCTGAGATCAGTTATCATCAAAGACATTGCCAAGACTTTCAGATtttgaaatataaaaaaatgtgttggTAACTAAACAATTTCTAACCAAAAGAGGAGATGCTTACTGACCTTCTAGCTCATCttcctcatcttcatcatcacTGGATTCGCTGATGTGGACCGTGATGGCCCGGCTGGTAACAGGGGTCCAGTCAAAGTAGATTCCAAAGCCTATGTCATAGCTATCTGTGGCAAACTCCCAGCACACCCGCTTTCCCTCAGGGACAGTTGGCACATGTACTGTCATAATGTCTCCTCTGTACACTGCCACCACACTGTCCTTCTCCAGTCGCAGCTTGGCCTTAAGCTCCTTCATTGCCATGGACGTCCACGTGGAAGGAGGCTTTAGCGGGGGCATTTGGACTAGAGCAACAACCATAGACTATATGTGAGGACAACATGGGAACCAAACCTGAGCAGTGTTCAAAATGTGTGTGATAGTGGAGTATCACACAATTAGAGATGCTTTGTCAAATGTACATTTTCAGCATGATCATTATGTTATCAGTAAGTTGCAATACAAACATCAGACTCCAGAACATGGATGAAAGATATGAGTTATCTTAagtgtcaggagttgtgaaacaCTAGTGTGTCACCTTTTCTCTCTCCAGGGTTTTGACTATTCCCACTTCGGCTGTTCTCCTCAACATCTCCCCCCATGGCCTGCTGCCCACCAGGAGCCTCCTGATtaacctgaaaacacacacatgcaacaagtCTGTAGGTGCTTGCAGTATATTCATTATTGCCAAGTCATTTTTTAGGCAGACATGATGTTTACCTCAGCTGGCTGGTTGAACCCCTCTGTGTCATTCCTTACATCCATATCAGGGTTGCTTATTGGGTGGTTGGAGTTATTTGAGAGATCTGTGCTCTGGAGCCTGTACACAGACAGATGACCATTCTAATAAAACGTTTAATCACAATTCAACATGCAATGCAATTGTGCTTTGTGAggcatacataaaaaaaaaaaaatggaaatgcattacaaatattcaacatttttgtaatgtatttaaattgtatttaggTATGTCACATGTTTCAGGAATGAAGTACTGTAGCTAAAAAGCTAAATATCAGAGTAGGTATATCAGCAACAGGTGAGTTACCTGTCTAGAGGATTGGTCTCCCAGTTTTTCGACGTTATCCCAGGGAAAGAGGAAGCGGACAACGCTGTCAATCTGGATTGAAGCTCCGATGTAGCCTCTAATTTCTCCATCGCTAAAATGAATGGATAAACACTTTTCAGTCTCGCTCtaggggtgtgttcgtaaattcactctggctatcttcACTTTTCAGAGCTCTCgtctgtgtgccagagcgcagaataactgacgaatttacgaacgctcaacatcCGTttaatatgtccggtgtcagtaaacatcggcaaaaaaaATGCGTCATTAAAATGTTTCCAGCAGCAtatagtcaccaacgctctgaataaccagctctgctagggcgagtaaaatggtcagagtgatgtgttctctcatctgtgtctggaagtagctagcaagctagccagttAATTTGCGAACGCGGAGGGCACATTGATCCCACCCTGGCACTCCACATAGAATttagggaaaaaaactaaatcgCGTACTGTATTCCCTCCTCCCTATTGCACATACCTGTCTTCAGCACTAAAATGCAGGTTACCATCATATTAGAGGAGAATGTCTGGAAGGCATTCAGTTCAtgcatcaaataaaaacaaatacagaatgaaacacacaaaaaaatgctgtATAGCAttggaaaccaagactgttccCTGGGCGTGTCTGCCGGTTTTGACCAACAGAAGTGACTTTTCGAAACAGGATAACATACACAGCAGGTTatgataattaggttaaggttaggaaacgcgttagctaaaattgtccccgACGCGACTTGGAACATATAGCTACAACCAGGTCTGCCCTGAGAACGGTTTCCACTAATACGATGCTGCCTAGCTAACGTCAAAATCAGACTGATGCGCGCGCGGTTACAAAGTTACATTGCTAGCTATCTGTTTGGTCATATAATTTCAACATTTGTAACCAATTTGGTTGCTAGTTGCAAGCTGCGGAGTAATGACTGCACCCTGCTGAGCTGGacgtatgctagctagctagtatagcTTTCTTgaaaattgctagctagctggtcGGATGATCTTCTGACATTCTTTGACACATTGTCACTTGTCAACaagtttttaataaataaataaaaaacctacCTCAGATAATCATGTGATAATGATTTGTTGGATTCCTGCTTGGTTAGTTTCAAGGTTTTCTCCGGAAatgtagctaacgttatctgTCAACTCCGTTCAGACTGCGCAGAAAAATCCCCGTAGGGAAAATAACAGATTTTGGTACTTCCGTAATTTAACGAGTGTTAGCGGAATTTGACGATGTTAATCACGTGATTAACATCATGTGATTAACATCGCACCTGCGGCTACAGTAATATTACCGTGACTGACAGTCAAAATGTTAATTACACTCAGGGAAAATACTAAGATTTTGTTGAGGGGAAAACTTAATAATTTCGTGTCCAGACCAAGCCACGTCAACTAGGTCTACAGCTTGATGATTATGATGAACACTGAATAAAGCAGTGGAGAAATTATTCCCTGGTGTTGGTTgatgatggatggatagatagatatgTGGATGGTCCAGATCCTAATTCCTATGCCCTGATGATAACCTGAGATTGTTATACATTTTGAAGGGTACATTAATTGAtctgataaaaaaatatactCAATCcctttattttattctgttacagtTTGAGAGTAAATCAACATCACACAAAATCAGATTTTTTACAATGACTTGGTGTTATGACAGACAGAGTTCCATCTTTCGGTTTTCCagtctctttctttcccttcaGTGGATCCACCATTACTGAATTGTATAGAGCAGAGAGACAACCCTGCATACTGTTATTTCTTGATATGAAGCATGATAATGGTGTCTCCTTAGACTGAACATCAACTAAATTAATCCAGGGGAAAGACCTTGACAACATGGGAGACAAATTAAAAAGTATGGTTAGTTAGCCTAATCATTcatttgtgtttaaaaaaaagtatatgttTGTCTTTCTATTCCTGTGTGTTTGAGTTTCAACACAGGTTACGTTAACTTACATATTTAATTTTTCATATAAGAAAAACCCTTTGTACAAAATGTGTGCAAAATGAAAACTCACTCATCTGGTGTCAGGGAAGATGCATAGGAGGAATTGACAAAATTATTCAGGATGAATGCCACAGTGCCTGGACCTTTTAACTGGAACAGCTCATTGATCAGCCCAAGAGCTTCAGTGGATCCCACATTTGCCGCGGTGCACATGTTCAAGAGACTGTACAACAACCCAAACAGCCACTTTGGATCCAGACAGAGCCCAcctaaatatgaaaatgtatcagATATCTTATCTTGTATGTCTCAAAATACCATCAGACATTTACATTTCGTACAGTAAATATGCAGTAAGTGTTCACACCAAGAATTACCTACCTCTCATGGCAAGAGGACAGGATGCATCTATTACTTCTGGGTCTTTCAACGCCGCGGTCACATGACCTCGGGAAAGCCACATGTTGACAGAGTCACAAGCCACAAACTCATACTGTGGTTTGAGAATGAAGCTGTGACCAAGAAGCTGTGCCAATCTttaaaaaacacaacataatataaaATCCAGCGGGTGTTGATGGAGTTATACAAAGATATTAGTTTTTGAGGACATTTTTTGGGGACTATGATTTGAATAGCAGGTAATATTTCTTGCCAATAACACAAGGGTTTTGGggatttttaaaaattgtttttacctgtttaaaggtacgGCAGAGAGGAAGCTGTACACCAGGCAGTGCTTTGGTAGGTGGGATTGGAGCTCTGCACACACCTTGGGTAGGTGAGAGGGAAGACAACAGAGGAACAGCACATCTGCCCAGGCCACCAATCGCTGGTTGTCAAAGTAACACATGATACCCCTCTTCACAAATTCCTCTGTTATTTACAAGATGAAAATATATTACATTCAATACATTGTTATATTTGTAGTTCATGCCATTTGTTCCTTTCATTTTTCAATTACCTAGAGTTTCAGGCCTCCTTGAGGAAATGTTGATTTGTGACGGTTTTAGGCCATTCTTTTCAAGAAGCACTTGGACCAGCTGTTTTCCAATGTGTCCCCCTCCAAGCACACCAACAGTCAGACCTTTTCCTTTTTTAGATACATTTGATGGCAGTAAAACCATATCTATATCTTCAATTTGTCTTGGTAGGCCAATGCTTTctcaacaaaaaagaaaatggaTTTTACTGTTAGActctcatatatacagtaccagacaaaagtttgaacacacctactcattcaaaggttctttatttttactattttctacattgcagaataatagtgaagacatcaaaactataaaattacacatatggaatcaagtagtaaccaaaaaagtgttaaacaaatcataatatattttagatttttcaaagtagccaccctttgtcttgatgacagctttacaaacTCTtcgcattctttcaaccagcttcatgaagaatgcttttccaacagtcttgaaggagttcccacatattctgagcacttgtttgctgcttttcctacactctgcggtccaactcatcccaaaccatctcaattgggttgaggtcgggtgattgtggatgccaggtcatctgatgcagcactcatcaccctccttcttggacaaatagcccttacatagcatggaggtgtgttgggtcattatcctgttgaaaaacaaatgatagtggcactaaatgcaaaccagatgggatggcgtatcgctgcagaattctgtggtagccatgctggttaagtgtgccttgaattctaaataaatcacagtgtcaccaacaaagcaccaccacaacatcacacctcttcctctatgctttatggtgggaaccacacatgtggagatcatccgttcacctactctgtctctcacgaacacacagcggttggaatcaaaaatctccaatttggactcatcagaccaaaggacagatttccactggtctaatgtccattgctcgtgtttcttggcccaagcaagtctcttcttatttattggtcgtcctttagtagtggtttatttgcaacattcgaccatgaagacctgattcacgcggtctcctctgaacagttgattgtgagatgtgtctattacttgaactctgtgaagcatttatttgggctgcaatttctgaggctggtaactctaatgaacttatcctctgcagtagaggtaactggctcttcctttcctgtagcggtcttcatgagagccagtttatcatagcgctgatggtttttgtgactgcacttgaagaaacttttaaagttcttgtaattttccagattgactgaccttcatgtcttaaagtaatgatggactgtcatttctctttgcctatttgaggtgttcttgccataatatggacttggtcttttaccaaatagggctatc is from Salvelinus sp. IW2-2015 linkage group LG9, ASM291031v2, whole genome shotgun sequence and encodes:
- the LOC111968718 gene encoding protein TMED8; translated protein: MEKLEATSELQSRLTALSASSFPGITSKNWETNPLDRLQSTDLSNNSNHPISNPDMDVRNDTEGFNQPAEVNQEAPGGQQAMGGDVEENSRSGNSQNPGERKVQMPPLKPPSTWTSMAMKELKAKLRLEKDSVVAVYRGDIMTVHVPTVPEGKRVCWEFATDSYDIGFGIYFDWTPVTSRAITVHISESSDDEDEEDELEGPVNTGDVEKGSKSLANSNLGEILPVYRQDSHMAVQGGSHEYPGEGTYLLKFDNSYSLWRNKTLYYRVYYSA
- the noxred1 gene encoding NADP-dependent oxidoreductase domain-containing protein 1 → MLDFTVNLNSLGFECGLSEYEKDFIFLRARATGLTVCGCVHAAFLCKLAYSLSIGLPRQIEDIDMVLLPSNVSKKGKGLTVGVLGGGHIGKQLVQVLLEKNGLKPSQINISSRRPETLEEFVKRGIMCYFDNQRLVAWADVLFLCCLPSHLPKVCAELQSHLPKHCLVYSFLSAVPLNRLAQLLGHSFILKPQYEFVACDSVNMWLSRGHVTAALKDPEVIDASCPLAMRGGLCLDPKWLFGLLYSLLNMCTAANVGSTEALGLINELFQLKGPGTVAFILNNFVNSSYASSLTPDESFPWINLVDVQSKETPLSCFISRNNSMQGCLSALYNSVMVDPLKGKKETGKPKDGTLSVITPSHCKKSDFV